In one window of Pseudobdellovibrionaceae bacterium DNA:
- a CDS encoding TraC family protein produces the protein MSSLVDELGFWHFDENLMVFSDGSLGAGFKLSGFDITCASESAINQLSQCLENLLVSCDEGIRLQVFYKLSSNIENLIENHQELSKDIEGSYKRIADARLKFYRKNQEQKKYFVPSIYFFIRSQSFNMKRQSLFASNKQFEPISEKDYLEKKEKFLRVVKQVESLLGSAKLSPSILSPSEWFDLVFEYLNLTRVEKIGKSQFRESESFLDPSISEQLTLTDLTWDKDSINIGDYKFRTISLALLPEGQTFASMGNIFSSVPFHFWISQSIHLLDQAKEKSSLELKRRIAHSMASGSQNVSDLESENKLGQIEGLLSNLLEGSQKLLSSDFNVIIWGKTKAELDDKTDEILKTFRTMNQAEGLQETLASKEVFLKSIPGRCEGVRHKKMKSSNASHLMPVYASWSGNPRAVCLLPTRDGSLFSLDPYADHLPAWNGIVFGGSGSGKSYTVVQLMAMFYGKTRINEAGKLLRPRIVWIDNGASSKRLIEILDGEFLDLNLDSDLCLNMFDLKEGETTPSPDRIRTVLAVLEMILKDEDKKALGKREKALLEEQVHKVYSEVKNKTPTLSDLKMLLDNHKDEQMRKFGEILYSWTGSSAYGQMLDGQTNVKLSKDLVSIEVQHLSNYSDLKDVLLLLLTSYIQDVASSDIEREYLLIIDEAERLFQSELARQVVITCYRTWRKFKSGIWCLSQNYKDFMADKALRDALMTNTTSVIILRQRKIDWDDFKKTFDFNDTQVERIKSLQIKKGEYSEFYYLQDENEAILQLVPEPLSHWFSTSDANDKMLIAHTEAENPELSKLDVLELLAFGS, from the coding sequence ATGAGTAGCTTAGTTGATGAACTGGGTTTTTGGCATTTTGATGAAAACCTGATGGTTTTCAGTGACGGATCACTGGGCGCAGGATTTAAGCTATCAGGCTTTGATATTACTTGCGCTTCTGAGTCGGCAATTAATCAATTGAGCCAATGCCTTGAAAATTTACTTGTATCTTGTGATGAAGGTATCCGGTTACAGGTTTTCTACAAACTGTCTTCCAATATCGAAAATTTAATTGAAAACCATCAAGAGCTTTCAAAAGATATTGAAGGCTCCTACAAACGTATTGCCGATGCGAGATTAAAGTTTTATAGAAAAAATCAGGAGCAAAAGAAATATTTTGTTCCAAGCATTTATTTTTTTATTAGAAGTCAGTCATTCAACATGAAAAGGCAAAGTCTTTTTGCTTCAAATAAGCAGTTTGAGCCAATTTCTGAAAAAGACTATTTAGAAAAGAAGGAAAAATTTCTTCGTGTGGTCAAACAAGTGGAATCTCTTTTAGGTTCTGCAAAATTGTCGCCCTCGATTCTTTCACCAAGTGAGTGGTTTGATCTTGTCTTTGAATATTTAAACCTAACGAGAGTTGAAAAGATTGGAAAATCCCAGTTTCGAGAATCAGAAAGCTTTCTTGATCCATCCATCAGTGAACAACTGACTCTCACGGATTTGACGTGGGACAAAGACTCAATCAACATTGGTGATTACAAGTTCAGGACAATTAGCCTTGCGCTGCTACCAGAGGGTCAAACTTTTGCTTCGATGGGAAATATATTTTCTTCAGTGCCTTTTCACTTCTGGATCAGCCAGTCGATTCATTTGCTCGACCAGGCGAAAGAAAAATCATCACTGGAATTAAAACGTCGTATTGCTCACTCGATGGCTTCAGGCAGTCAAAACGTCAGCGATTTAGAGTCAGAAAATAAATTGGGTCAAATTGAAGGCTTGCTTTCAAATCTTTTAGAAGGTTCACAAAAACTTTTGTCGTCTGATTTTAACGTCATCATTTGGGGAAAGACAAAAGCGGAGCTTGATGACAAGACCGATGAAATTTTAAAAACCTTTAGAACAATGAACCAAGCCGAGGGTTTGCAAGAAACCTTGGCATCCAAAGAGGTATTTTTAAAATCAATTCCTGGCAGATGTGAAGGTGTTCGACACAAAAAAATGAAATCAAGCAACGCGTCTCACCTGATGCCTGTTTATGCCAGTTGGTCTGGTAATCCGAGAGCCGTTTGCTTGCTCCCAACAAGGGACGGAAGCCTTTTCTCTCTTGATCCCTATGCGGATCATTTGCCCGCTTGGAACGGCATTGTGTTTGGTGGTTCTGGAAGCGGAAAAAGCTACACCGTGGTTCAACTCATGGCGATGTTTTACGGCAAAACCAGAATCAATGAGGCTGGCAAATTGCTCCGCCCTAGAATCGTGTGGATAGATAACGGTGCCTCTTCAAAACGGCTGATTGAGATTTTAGATGGTGAGTTCCTAGACTTAAACCTGGACTCTGATCTATGCCTGAATATGTTTGATCTCAAAGAGGGAGAGACAACACCAAGCCCTGATCGGATTCGTACTGTTTTGGCAGTATTGGAGATGATTCTAAAGGATGAAGACAAAAAAGCACTTGGGAAGCGCGAAAAGGCATTGCTAGAGGAACAAGTTCACAAGGTCTATAGCGAAGTGAAGAACAAAACGCCAACACTTTCAGACTTAAAAATGCTCCTTGATAATCACAAAGATGAGCAGATGAGAAAGTTTGGTGAAATTCTTTATAGCTGGACTGGTTCATCAGCTTACGGGCAAATGCTCGACGGACAAACCAACGTGAAGCTCTCCAAAGACCTTGTTTCGATTGAAGTTCAGCACTTAAGTAATTATTCGGATTTAAAAGACGTTCTTTTACTGTTGCTCACTTCATATATTCAAGACGTTGCCTCTTCAGATATTGAGCGTGAATATTTGCTGATTATCGACGAAGCCGAAAGACTTTTTCAATCAGAGCTTGCAAGGCAAGTCGTTATTACTTGCTATCGGACATGGAGAAAATTTAAAAGTGGCATTTGGTGTTTGAGCCAGAACTACAAAGACTTTATGGCCGACAAAGCTCTACGGGATGCGCTGATGACCAACACAACCAGCGTGATTATTTTAAGGCAGAGAAAAATTGATTGGGATGATTTTAAGAAAACATTTGATTTCAACGACACGCAAGTGGAACGGATCAAAAGTCTCCAAATCAAAAAGGGCGAGTATAGCGAGTTTTATTATCTTCAGGATGAAAACGAAGCCATTTTGCAGCTCGTACCAGAGCCACTGAGCCATTGGTTTTCCACTTCGGACGCCAACGACAAAATGCTCATCGCCCATACGGAGGCTGAGAACCCTGAATTGAGTAAGCTAGATGTGTTGGAACTGCTGGCTTTTGGGTCTTGA
- a CDS encoding transglycosylase domain-containing protein: MRRIFNFFKIASLVIFLGLVGLLFVFILQGRSEYQKAWSNSNVSSVPSSPQFELVAKNAIDFKTTKNILIQLSVANLVKNGDVESRPSAVKQSQILLAPYIYLFADGEESYMRIFHYGYFGATNNIGDPLFGVESMSQQLWGIKPQALTVAQSALLVAMSWSPSYFNPYKHPDRVIEKRNKILQMLVEKDIITSEASQLARNEPLGLVKK, translated from the coding sequence ATGAGAAGGATATTTAACTTTTTCAAAATTGCGAGTTTGGTAATTTTTTTGGGACTTGTCGGCCTTTTATTTGTCTTTATCCTACAAGGTAGAAGTGAATATCAAAAGGCTTGGTCAAATTCTAATGTTTCTTCAGTTCCTTCCTCACCACAGTTTGAATTGGTAGCTAAGAATGCAATTGATTTTAAAACCACAAAAAATATTTTGATTCAATTGAGTGTTGCCAACTTGGTAAAGAATGGAGATGTTGAATCGCGCCCATCAGCCGTAAAACAGAGTCAAATTTTATTGGCACCCTATATCTATCTGTTTGCAGATGGTGAAGAGTCCTATATGCGAATTTTTCATTATGGTTATTTTGGGGCTACCAATAATATTGGAGACCCTTTGTTTGGGGTTGAGTCGATGTCTCAACAATTATGGGGAATAAAACCTCAAGCTCTAACGGTGGCTCAATCTGCTTTGCTGGTGGCTATGAGTTGGTCGCCATCGTATTTCAACCCATATAAACATCCAGATCGCGTAATAGAAAAGAGAAACAAAATTCTTCAGATGCTCGTTGAGAAAGATATTATTACTTCCGAAGCATCCCAACTAGCACGAAATGAGCCACTGGGACTCGTTAAAAAATGA
- a CDS encoding sigma-70 family RNA polymerase sigma factor: MESTKNKKPWLNSNGKLKSEEEIKEDCKSWGLDAWNEYLENFEVGQREDTLEVPHEIENFTAKECTELLFSMASEEKYAALKYALRGCIGKLTYTQQQFIHKFYWEGLSIPKIAQEHGVSRQAVSKILKAAREQIKKELENGSIKKMADLAKTLMAS, from the coding sequence ATGGAAAGTACAAAAAATAAAAAGCCGTGGCTTAATTCTAATGGCAAGCTCAAGTCAGAAGAGGAAATAAAAGAAGATTGCAAATCTTGGGGTCTCGACGCCTGGAATGAATATTTAGAAAACTTTGAAGTCGGTCAACGAGAAGACACGCTTGAAGTTCCCCATGAGATTGAAAACTTCACGGCGAAAGAATGCACAGAGCTTCTTTTTTCTATGGCTTCAGAGGAAAAATATGCCGCTCTTAAATATGCGCTTAGAGGGTGTATTGGTAAGCTCACTTATACTCAGCAACAATTCATCCACAAATTTTATTGGGAAGGTCTTAGCATTCCTAAAATTGCACAAGAGCATGGGGTCAGTCGCCAAGCCGTTTCAAAAATTTTGAAGGCTGCGCGGGAGCAAATCAAAAAAGAACTAGAAAATGGCTCTATAAAAAAGATGGCTGACCTAGCAAAAACACTGATGGCCTCATGA
- a CDS encoding TrbC/VirB2 family protein, whose product MMVGGLLFVADPALAQSFGGSGFESRIQGFTNNLMSVILPAVAILGLLYAAMLAASGDEGAKKRMILVVIASVIGFLAPLIIRWFQSAVGG is encoded by the coding sequence ATGATGGTCGGTGGATTGCTGTTTGTTGCTGACCCTGCTTTAGCCCAAAGTTTTGGTGGTAGTGGATTTGAAAGCCGAATCCAAGGCTTTACCAATAACTTGATGTCGGTGATACTTCCCGCCGTGGCAATACTTGGCCTTCTCTATGCGGCCATGCTTGCTGCCAGTGGTGATGAAGGAGCTAAAAAGCGCATGATTTTAGTGGTGATTGCGAGCGTGATTGGATTTCTCGCGCCGCTTATTATTCGCTGGTTTCAATCCGCCGTTGGTGGGTAA